The Myxococcaceae bacterium DNA segment ATGCAAATATTTCAAAGAATCGCCTCGCTCGTTGCCGTTTCTATGTCGCCAATTCTTACAGATACAGTACATGCTTTCAAAGATATTAATCATGACCATAATGTTATTAAGTCAACAATCAATGTAGGTGTTAATCCTGCTGGAATTGCAATAACTCATGATAGTAAATTTGCATATGTTGCAAATAGTAATGATTATGAAATAATGGATTGCCACACGATTAGTGTTATTGATCTCGGAAGTCATTCAATTTTGAAAACAATTCGCGATTCTAGTTTTAATCAGCCATATAGAATAGCTATTAATAAAAAAACAAATCTAGCATATGTGACAAATAGCGGAGGAACAACTGTAACTATTATTGACACATTAAATAACTCAATTTCAGGCATAATAGATGGTTTTGATGGGCCTTCCAGTATTGTGATAGCGCCGCATTCTAGCAAAGCGTATGTCGGTAATTGGGGGGCTGGAAGTCCTGGAGGACAAGGCAAAACGGTAAGTGTTGTTGATTTAAAAACGGATTCTATTATTAAAGTGATTGCCGTACCTGCTGGTCCGGTTTCTTTAGCTATGAGTGAAGACGAACAATTTGTCTATCTCATCAGCTATGGTGCTGGCAATCCTAACCCTGCGGATGGCTCAGTTAGCATTATACGCTCCAGTGATGACGTAGTTATCAAAACAATAAACCGTCTATCGGGCCCATATGAGATTGCTATTTCCCGTGATATAGCTTACATCACGAATTTCGGTACCAACAATTTTGCGCCGTTTGGTAGAACAGTTTCCGTTCTAAATCTAACATCGAAAAAAATGAGTAAAAGTATTGAAGTCGGAATTCAGCCATCAGGAGTTGCTATTACTCCAAATAAAGATTTTCTCTATGTCTCAAACTATAATACGTTATACGCAAGGCCTAATTTTTCCAGGCTAAGCTCGGGAGAAGGTACAATAAGCGTTATTGACGTTAGAACACACGAAGTGGTACTCACGATCCCTGTTGGTGCTTCTCCTGAATCGGTTGCCATCTCTCCCGACGGTAAATATGCTTTGGTTACTCATTTTGAAGGTAATACGGTTAAGATTATATCGTTAGATCCTAGAATGACCACTCAAGAAGGCTGTTCTACTGTTATCCATGATGAAAATTAAAAATAGGTCTTGAGGAGGATTTATAATGAACATGTCCAAGATCATTAAGAATATTATGCGTACTGTCGTTATGCTTTTTGGAGCTGAAGTGCTCACTTTTTCCGCTTTGGCCACGATTAAGCCTGATGACAAAGATGGCTGCCCTATTTCCCCTGGAGTGTCGAACGAAGTAAGCCTTACACGAGTGATGGTTGGTCAGAATCTAAACGTCAAATTTGGAGAAGAAGCGGGTTACTGTTTGAACAAGTACTTTTCATCTCCTGGTGGGCAGGTTCTTAACTACACCCTATTGCTTTGCGATCAGGCGTGGAACCCCATCCCAGGATGGACAATTGATCACAATTGGATTCACAAGTTCAGAACGCCAGCCTATATTAGTTTTACGCCTAAGGATATGGGTGATATGGGAGAACATCGCTTCATAATTAACGCAACAAACGGGACTGCTAGTGTGTTAGATAAGATTAAAATAAGCGTTTATCAGTTTAATGATAGGATAGAAGATCCGATTGCAGAATGGAATGTTTGGCCAGCTCGGATACAAACGTTAGTGGCTTCGGTTGTGCCTCATATTCTTTCAGCCTGGAAGGTGCGAGATGAGCTAAGAAAAGGAATTCCAGGGATTGTGCAAAAGCACCCTCTTCCGTTGGGATTGGCAGTTGGCCTTTCCAGTGGTCTTGGATTTGGTTGGCTCGCTCAGTCTATAAATTTGCAATCACGAAAAAACCCTAAAGAAGCCCAAGAGGATTGGTGGAAATGTATGTTAGGATGTGTGCTTCCACTAAGCCTTTTCTCTCCAATCGTCTTCAAGAAGTATTTAGTTCCTGCAATGGGAGATACAGGCTGTATTGGAAAGCACTTAGCGTATGAGCAAGTCCCGCAAGCTTAGAGAAATGGCAAGGGACGGAAAAGCAATCGGTTATTTTTGAAGAGAATATCTCATTTTCCTAAAAATTAACTTTTTTCTCGAAGAAAGTATCGTCTAGATGGCTTGATTGGGGGAACGATATGGATCTTTTGCTCCCCTTTCAAGCTGTTTGGTATAGATGAAGTGGCCATGACGAAGATCGATTCTGAACAGGGGCAGAACAAGCGTTTTACCAAGGAAAACTTGCTTCTGTGCCCTTTTTTTGTTCGGATGCCCTTCCCAATCTCGGCGTGGCTCGCACCAGGGTGGAGAAAGGTGATCTGGTCCTCATGAATT contains these protein-coding regions:
- a CDS encoding YncE family protein, whose product is MQIFQRIASLVAVSMSPILTDTVHAFKDINHDHNVIKSTINVGVNPAGIAITHDSKFAYVANSNDYEIMDCHTISVIDLGSHSILKTIRDSSFNQPYRIAINKKTNLAYVTNSGGTTVTIIDTLNNSISGIIDGFDGPSSIVIAPHSSKAYVGNWGAGSPGGQGKTVSVVDLKTDSIIKVIAVPAGPVSLAMSEDEQFVYLISYGAGNPNPADGSVSIIRSSDDVVIKTINRLSGPYEIAISRDIAYITNFGTNNFAPFGRTVSVLNLTSKKMSKSIEVGIQPSGVAITPNKDFLYVSNYNTLYARPNFSRLSSGEGTISVIDVRTHEVVLTIPVGASPESVAISPDGKYALVTHFEGNTVKIISLDPRMTTQEGCSTVIHDEN